In one Leptospira mtsangambouensis genomic region, the following are encoded:
- a CDS encoding nitrate reductase: MTRESYPSTCSYCGVGCGVTVHKTSPTEILIEGDTEHPANKGLLCSKGMNLHYTVMDKTDRVLYPFHRKDRNNQLSKVSWDFALSGIADQFKKFIQTYGPDSVGFYVSGQLLTEEYYIINKLIKGFIGSNNIDTNSRLCMSSAVVGYKMALGEDSVPITYEDIELADCFLIAGANPAWCHPILFRRIEAHKKNHPEIKIIVVDPRRTDTCEDADLHLQIHPGTDIFLFHAIAKILIDNNWIDSEFIQSHTEGMDDLKILLSEFDVESAAETCGIPVSDIHLAASYIGKAKGFLSLWAMGLNQSVVGVNKNLALINLSLLTGKIGKPGSGPFSLTGQPNAMGGREVGGLCNLLPAHRDLSNADHREEVAKFWGVETEVIQSKPGFTAVEMFENLRTGKMKAVWIICTNPTTSLPDARIVEQGLRAAELVVVQDISMNSAAIPFADYVLPAAGWSEKQGTMTNSDRRVTYLSKILEPPGEALADTFIIKKFAEKMGFGSYFSYQTEEDVFLEHCALTKNTKIDISGLDYTILKEKRSVQWPYPHKDHGGTPRLFSDHIFYRANGKAKIFNVSPEDTSEKTSELFPFILTTGRIRDQWHTMTRTGKVQKLMEHKPEPYLEIHPEDAKRITLEDGAIAEVSNERGLVRVRTKITDTIKQGTVFLPMHWGKKNKNDESRANNLTNKDYDPFSKQPGFKISAVQVKPYTKEKEKILIIGGGNSTYAFIKNYKELVPDDEITVICKEENPLYNRILLPDFISGEKEFQELSSANSEEVISWNINLHTSTSVTEILPEAKIVKDSFGNSFSYNKLILATGSSPQIPKYIAQDMVGVFSLRAKNDADRIKGFFVPDSHALIVGGGLLGLELAAALKSLNVKVTVLVRTDRLMSKQLDSIACDILKEEIQKREIEVLFNSEISKVNGFGRVTNVELKDGRKLYPDGIVYAMGTSPNLHLAKGLGFELGEGIKVNEFLQTSDPDIYAIGEVAEHTSGVYGTVLAAEEQAKIAALHIFGYKYKTYSGSLHSNLLKIPGLELVSLKLPGVSFENLSDEYEEIVFLDRKRRRYKKCIVKGDKLVGAILIGDKAEFVEYKTLISSGVELGEKRGKLLSAGTVTKPPKGALVCSCNSVGRGNIEDEIKNGANNLEAIMTNTGAGTGCGSCRPEVNQIIKQMLEHTKTTV, translated from the coding sequence ATGACAAGAGAATCCTATCCATCGACTTGCTCCTACTGCGGAGTAGGCTGCGGAGTTACCGTACATAAAACGAGTCCCACTGAGATTTTAATCGAAGGGGATACGGAACATCCTGCGAATAAAGGACTTTTGTGTTCAAAAGGAATGAACTTACATTATACAGTGATGGATAAAACGGATCGGGTTCTTTATCCATTTCATAGAAAAGATAGAAATAATCAATTATCAAAAGTTAGCTGGGATTTCGCTTTATCAGGAATTGCAGACCAGTTTAAAAAATTCATTCAAACTTATGGACCGGATTCTGTTGGGTTTTATGTGTCTGGCCAACTCCTGACTGAAGAATATTATATTATTAACAAACTCATTAAAGGGTTTATTGGTAGTAACAATATTGATACGAACTCTAGACTCTGTATGAGTTCTGCCGTAGTCGGCTATAAAATGGCATTGGGGGAAGATAGTGTCCCCATTACTTATGAAGATATTGAGTTAGCAGATTGTTTTCTAATTGCTGGTGCTAATCCAGCTTGGTGTCATCCCATTTTATTTCGTAGGATTGAAGCACATAAAAAAAATCATCCAGAAATAAAGATCATAGTCGTTGATCCAAGAAGAACTGATACTTGTGAAGATGCTGATTTACATTTACAAATTCATCCAGGAACCGATATTTTTCTCTTTCATGCCATCGCAAAAATTCTTATCGATAACAATTGGATTGATTCTGAGTTTATTCAATCGCATACAGAAGGGATGGATGATTTAAAGATTCTATTATCTGAATTTGATGTAGAATCAGCAGCAGAAACCTGTGGAATTCCTGTCAGTGACATTCATTTGGCAGCATCTTATATTGGTAAGGCGAAAGGTTTTTTGTCACTTTGGGCGATGGGATTAAACCAAAGTGTTGTAGGTGTCAATAAAAACTTAGCTCTTATCAATTTGTCTCTTCTCACAGGAAAAATTGGGAAACCTGGAAGTGGTCCGTTTTCTTTGACGGGACAACCAAATGCTATGGGGGGTCGGGAAGTTGGTGGACTATGCAATCTATTACCTGCGCACCGAGATTTAAGTAACGCAGATCACAGGGAAGAAGTGGCAAAGTTTTGGGGAGTAGAAACCGAAGTCATTCAAAGTAAACCTGGGTTTACTGCTGTGGAAATGTTTGAAAATCTTAGAACAGGAAAGATGAAGGCAGTTTGGATCATTTGTACAAACCCAACAACGAGTTTGCCTGATGCGCGAATAGTTGAACAAGGGTTACGTGCTGCTGAACTTGTTGTTGTTCAAGATATATCTATGAATTCTGCTGCAATTCCTTTTGCAGATTATGTTCTTCCAGCTGCTGGATGGTCAGAAAAACAAGGAACCATGACAAATTCGGATCGTCGGGTTACTTATCTTTCAAAAATCTTAGAACCACCAGGTGAAGCGTTAGCTGATACTTTTATCATTAAAAAATTTGCTGAAAAAATGGGGTTTGGATCTTATTTTAGTTACCAAACAGAAGAAGATGTTTTTTTAGAGCATTGTGCTTTAACTAAAAATACAAAAATTGATATCAGTGGACTGGACTATACGATTTTAAAAGAAAAACGTTCTGTGCAGTGGCCATATCCTCATAAAGATCACGGTGGAACTCCACGTTTATTTTCTGATCATATTTTTTATCGAGCGAATGGAAAAGCAAAGATCTTCAATGTTTCGCCAGAAGATACTTCCGAAAAAACTTCCGAATTGTTTCCGTTTATTTTAACAACAGGAAGAATTCGTGACCAGTGGCATACCATGACAAGGACTGGAAAAGTTCAAAAACTGATGGAACACAAACCGGAACCTTATCTGGAGATCCATCCAGAAGATGCAAAACGAATCACACTCGAAGATGGCGCCATTGCAGAAGTTTCAAATGAAAGAGGTCTTGTCCGAGTTCGAACTAAAATCACAGATACGATCAAACAAGGAACTGTTTTTTTACCAATGCATTGGGGTAAAAAAAATAAAAACGACGAATCAAGGGCAAACAACCTAACAAATAAAGACTATGATCCATTTTCCAAACAACCTGGGTTTAAAATTTCTGCGGTCCAAGTAAAACCTTATACAAAAGAAAAAGAAAAAATTCTGATCATTGGTGGTGGGAACAGTACTTATGCCTTTATAAAAAATTATAAAGAATTAGTTCCAGATGATGAAATCACCGTTATTTGTAAGGAAGAAAATCCGCTTTATAATCGAATCCTCCTTCCTGATTTTATCAGCGGTGAAAAAGAATTCCAAGAACTCTCTAGTGCCAATTCAGAGGAAGTAATCTCTTGGAATATCAATTTGCACACTTCAACATCGGTCACAGAAATTTTGCCAGAAGCAAAGATTGTGAAAGACTCGTTCGGAAATTCTTTTTCGTATAACAAACTGATTTTGGCGACTGGAAGTTCTCCTCAGATTCCGAAATACATTGCGCAAGATATGGTCGGAGTATTTAGTTTAAGAGCTAAAAATGATGCAGATCGAATCAAAGGTTTTTTTGTTCCCGATTCCCATGCGTTGATTGTTGGTGGTGGTCTTCTTGGTTTGGAACTGGCAGCTGCATTAAAATCATTGAATGTAAAAGTAACAGTTCTTGTTAGAACAGATCGGTTGATGTCCAAACAATTAGATTCTATTGCTTGTGATATCCTAAAAGAAGAAATTCAAAAACGAGAAATTGAAGTATTGTTTAATTCTGAAATTTCCAAAGTGAATGGATTTGGACGAGTCACCAATGTTGAATTGAAAGATGGTCGTAAACTTTATCCAGATGGAATTGTTTATGCGATGGGAACCAGTCCAAATTTACATTTAGCAAAAGGATTAGGATTTGAGTTGGGAGAAGGGATAAAAGTAAACGAATTTTTACAGACAAGTGATCCTGATATTTATGCCATTGGGGAAGTTGCCGAACATACAAGCGGTGTGTATGGGACAGTTCTTGCGGCCGAAGAACAGGCAAAGATTGCCGCCTTACATATATTTGGTTATAAATATAAAACTTATTCTGGTTCCTTACATTCCAATTTATTAAAAATTCCTGGGCTTGAATTAGTGTCTTTAAAACTTCCAGGTGTTTCTTTTGAAAATCTTTCCGATGAATATGAAGAAATAGTTTTTTTAGATCGAAAACGAAGACGTTATAAAAAATGTATTGTGAAAGGTGACAAATTAGTTGGTGCCATTCTTATCGGTGACAAAGCAGAGTTTGTTGAATATAAAACCTTAATTTCCAGTGGCGTTGAACTTGGTGAAAAACGAGGAAAACTTCTTTCTGCTGGGACAGTCACCAAACCGCCGAAAGGTGCATTGGTTTGTTCATGTAACAGTGTGGGGCGGGGCAATATTGAAGATGAAATTAAAAATGGAGCCAACAATTTAGAAGCCATCATGACAAATACGGGAGCAGGGACTGGCTGCGGGAGCTGTCGTCCTGAAGTCAACCAAATCATCAAACAAATGTTAGAGCATACCAAAACTACCGTTTGA
- a CDS encoding PepSY-associated TM helix domain-containing protein gives MGVSATRSFLLKAKTWYQLHMVLGIFGASFLLVLGVTGSLLVYGKELQAFTGLLSIEVKIERLPFDLLYKRLLEQVPDGSVAGWLVSDTKDQADQVWFHNLEIPSKESVYLINPYDGNITGELKENRSDSLYGFLLVLHYSLFLGGVGYFFTGCIALVYLFLAISGIKLYKRFWLSLLQLRLRESMQILFSDLHKFVGINAVWFHLILAITGGWWSLRDTLIISHPEEKVVHHLWSSENSIHQLLEETKKQIPGFRLGYISFPHHSKEEPIGFYGNRFDSSGLESRYGSYVRYDVNSKQIFDQVDMSKESLGNKVLDSFRPLHFGTFANHLSKMIWVVGGLTPAILAISGISIFYIKRKNRRRTQKKLLSSSV, from the coding sequence ATGGGTGTATCTGCGACTCGGAGTTTTCTTTTGAAAGCAAAAACTTGGTATCAATTGCATATGGTCCTTGGAATTTTTGGGGCTAGTTTCCTTCTGGTTTTGGGAGTGACGGGTTCGCTTTTGGTTTATGGAAAAGAACTCCAAGCGTTCACAGGTTTACTGTCCATTGAGGTAAAAATAGAACGATTGCCATTTGATCTTCTATACAAACGATTGTTAGAGCAGGTACCTGATGGAAGTGTTGCTGGTTGGTTAGTCTCCGATACCAAAGACCAAGCGGACCAGGTTTGGTTTCATAATTTAGAAATTCCTAGTAAAGAATCAGTTTATTTGATCAATCCATATGATGGCAATATTACCGGAGAATTAAAAGAAAATCGAAGTGATAGTTTATATGGATTCCTTCTTGTTTTGCATTATAGCCTTTTTCTTGGAGGAGTAGGGTATTTTTTTACTGGTTGTATTGCACTTGTTTATTTGTTTTTGGCTATTAGTGGAATCAAACTTTATAAACGGTTTTGGTTAAGTCTTTTGCAACTTCGTTTAAGAGAAAGTATGCAGATTCTATTCTCCGATTTACACAAGTTTGTTGGAATAAATGCAGTGTGGTTCCATTTGATTTTGGCGATTACCGGCGGATGGTGGAGCCTAAGGGACACTTTGATCATCAGTCATCCAGAGGAAAAAGTAGTTCATCATCTTTGGTCATCGGAAAATTCTATTCATCAGTTATTGGAAGAGACAAAAAAACAAATACCAGGTTTTCGATTAGGATATATATCTTTCCCTCATCATTCAAAAGAGGAACCAATTGGATTTTATGGAAATCGTTTTGATTCGTCTGGATTAGAAAGTCGCTATGGTTCATATGTTCGTTATGATGTGAATTCCAAACAAATATTTGATCAAGTGGATATGTCGAAAGAGAGTTTGGGAAACAAAGTATTGGATTCTTTTCGTCCCTTACATTTTGGAACATTTGCCAACCATTTAAGTAAAATGATATGGGTAGTAGGTGGACTGACACCGGCGATACTTGCGATTAGTGGAATTAGTATTTTCTACATTAAAAGAAAGAATAGAAGAAGAACTCAAAAAAAACTTTTGAGTTCTTCTGTTTAA
- a CDS encoding LIC_11695 family lipoprotein: MKTKIKTLLTLITAGLFVFQCDLFDPQDKVTSDDLVSMLAIQQINANSMSEAQRLGLNVAYSHRFSIKDGPHLFCREYSTAYLEKKAEWELNMEQTYATIGNAIGIQIVVERLNGPCAITNKIAACHYDGVDGINDLIPYAYTTEGEHKYLIPANAYYGVTDLKSAKEACERFKGTYVCYDPSKCWQ; the protein is encoded by the coding sequence ATGAAAACAAAAATAAAAACCCTTCTCACCCTCATCACAGCTGGACTCTTTGTATTCCAATGCGATTTGTTTGATCCCCAAGACAAAGTTACCAGTGACGATCTGGTTTCCATGTTAGCGATTCAACAAATCAATGCAAATAGTATGAGTGAAGCCCAAAGACTAGGACTAAATGTTGCTTATAGCCATAGGTTCAGCATCAAGGATGGTCCACATTTATTTTGTAGAGAGTATTCCACCGCTTATCTTGAGAAAAAAGCTGAATGGGAACTAAACATGGAACAAACGTATGCAACCATTGGAAATGCCATTGGAATTCAGATTGTTGTAGAACGACTCAATGGACCGTGTGCAATTACCAATAAAATAGCTGCTTGTCATTATGACGGTGTGGACGGAATCAATGACCTAATCCCTTATGCTTATACAACAGAAGGGGAACATAAATACCTAATTCCAGCAAATGCTTACTATGGAGTCACTGATTTAAAAAGTGCAAAAGAAGCTTGTGAAAGATTCAAAGGCACTTATGTATGTTACGATCCAAGTAAATGTTGGCAATAA
- a CDS encoding TonB-dependent receptor — MTFLFENRSHIKNSIRKPILSLFRTILFQRALVPASFLIFSVLWTAPLAAQNQEKNSKTQTGTGTGGTDSAPNPTSKPMEGGIRVTGKKDQRDREILRTPNSISRLNEQDIQDAGINRTNDIDKQVPNFSIIDSGSRNFTYFNIRGMRSIAFSEPAVGLILDGIPLNDNVALNTELYGLENIEVYRGSQATLFGKNFQGGVVEIRTKKPTNVPEGKITYDAGNYKKQETSIYYNAPIIHDKLFFGIAGKSTEREGYLSNITGFYYPNNRPYELPVEIYKTHPDGRKGKAGRFRLYFTPNDIFEADLQISAESFDDGSLNLVNYLGAKSEREKALLQGCVAMPSNCSKLYGTYINRVNGDRKVYWDYEGKSNVTGNTYSLATTTKLPHTNLKTASAIRKMDIDPITADSDFTTTDQNRSIYVEKATTFLNDIYFESKDKHDPLQFKAGIYASNKITNIDQAREHRSQVYVINDFPGLSAPTREKNLSRLHDKNVSFYTHNSYTFAEKFTITLGARLERQESRLSHTEQAVGISRANNPLGETLVLSDPYTINNRYNYNVSRLIFDYKPIDNLMFFIGFSRGYKNAGYSTVVNVPNRAAFKPEINDTIEAGIKSEFFKGKFGLKYTQFYTETQDFHVVRAINLSQYINLNAELVTIRGYELESFIKPQKDTKIGLSAGYTEGIFNKFHDSVLNRDFNGKWVHFIPKYDIVSYLQYRNEYGIFFRGEFQAVGQMYFAADNTVYSDPYYVINSRIGYETDTISAYLYMNNINDRYYFTSYIDGTFQAVPGAPKTYGFMLTYKI; from the coding sequence ATGACTTTCCTTTTTGAGAATCGATCTCATATAAAAAATTCCATTAGAAAGCCAATTCTTTCTCTTTTTCGCACCATCCTTTTCCAAAGAGCCCTAGTCCCTGCTTCCTTTTTGATCTTCTCTGTCTTATGGACTGCCCCCCTTGCTGCGCAAAACCAAGAGAAAAATTCTAAAACCCAAACCGGAACGGGAACCGGAGGAACAGATTCTGCACCTAACCCAACTTCCAAACCGATGGAGGGAGGAATCCGTGTCACCGGCAAAAAAGACCAAAGAGATCGCGAAATCCTTCGAACACCCAATAGCATTAGTCGTTTAAACGAACAAGACATCCAAGATGCAGGAATCAACCGAACCAATGATATCGACAAACAGGTTCCCAATTTTTCCATCATCGATTCTGGATCACGTAACTTTACTTATTTTAATATTCGGGGTATGAGGAGTATCGCCTTTAGTGAGCCAGCAGTAGGACTGATCTTAGATGGGATTCCTTTGAATGATAACGTAGCACTTAACACGGAGTTATATGGTCTTGAAAATATAGAAGTATACCGTGGCAGCCAAGCAACTCTATTTGGAAAGAATTTTCAAGGCGGTGTTGTTGAGATCAGGACAAAAAAACCAACGAACGTTCCTGAAGGTAAAATTACTTATGATGCTGGAAATTATAAAAAACAAGAAACATCCATCTACTATAATGCTCCAATCATTCATGATAAACTTTTTTTCGGAATAGCAGGAAAAAGTACAGAACGTGAGGGATACCTTTCCAACATAACTGGATTTTATTATCCTAACAATCGTCCCTATGAACTCCCTGTTGAAATCTACAAAACACATCCCGATGGACGGAAGGGAAAAGCAGGACGTTTTCGTTTGTATTTTACTCCAAACGATATTTTTGAAGCCGATTTACAAATCAGTGCGGAAAGTTTTGATGATGGATCTTTAAACCTAGTTAACTATTTAGGAGCAAAATCAGAAAGAGAAAAAGCCTTATTACAAGGTTGTGTAGCCATGCCATCCAACTGTTCAAAGTTATATGGAACTTATATCAATAGAGTGAATGGAGACAGAAAAGTATATTGGGATTATGAAGGAAAAAGTAACGTTACTGGGAACACTTATTCATTAGCAACAACCACCAAACTCCCACATACAAATTTAAAAACTGCATCAGCAATTCGAAAGATGGATATTGATCCAATCACTGCGGATTCAGATTTCACAACAACAGACCAAAACAGATCCATCTATGTAGAAAAAGCCACAACCTTTCTTAATGACATCTACTTTGAATCAAAAGATAAACACGACCCTTTACAATTCAAAGCCGGGATTTATGCTTCAAACAAAATTACAAACATAGACCAAGCAAGAGAACATAGATCTCAAGTTTATGTAATTAATGATTTTCCTGGGCTTAGTGCACCAACAAGAGAGAAAAATTTATCAAGACTTCATGATAAAAACGTAAGTTTTTATACTCATAATAGTTATACTTTTGCTGAAAAATTCACCATCACACTAGGAGCCAGGTTAGAAAGACAAGAGAGCCGCCTTTCCCATACAGAACAAGCAGTTGGAATTTCCCGAGCCAACAATCCATTGGGAGAAACTCTTGTGTTATCAGATCCATATACGATTAACAATCGATACAATTACAATGTCTCTCGGTTGATTTTTGATTACAAACCCATTGACAATCTTATGTTTTTTATCGGCTTTAGTCGTGGATATAAAAACGCCGGTTATAGCACTGTAGTAAATGTTCCAAACAGAGCTGCTTTCAAACCCGAGATTAACGATACAATCGAAGCTGGAATCAAATCAGAATTCTTTAAGGGAAAGTTTGGATTAAAGTATACTCAGTTCTATACGGAAACTCAAGACTTCCATGTAGTCCGTGCCATCAACTTATCTCAATATATCAACCTTAATGCAGAGTTAGTTACGATCAGAGGTTATGAATTAGAATCATTTATTAAACCTCAAAAAGATACCAAAATAGGCCTTTCAGCAGGTTATACAGAAGGAATTTTCAACAAGTTTCATGATTCCGTTCTCAACCGAGACTTCAATGGCAAATGGGTCCACTTCATTCCAAAATATGACATTGTCAGTTATCTCCAATATAGAAACGAATATGGAATTTTCTTTCGTGGTGAATTCCAAGCAGTCGGTCAGATGTATTTTGCAGCAGATAACACTGTGTATAGTGACCCATACTATGTAATCAATTCAAGAATTGGATACGAAACAGATACAATTTCCGCTTATCTTTATATGAACAATATCAATGACCGCTATTACTTCACATCTTATATTGATGGGACTTTTCAAGCTGTACCAGGTGCACCAAAAACTTACGGATTTATGTTAACTTATAAAATTTAA